CTCAGCCTCGTGCGCAAGGCATTAAAAGTGACAGATCGGGTTGTGGTGAGCATTTTTGTCAATCCACTGCAATTTGGTCCCACCGAAGACCTCGCAGCCTATCCAAGAGACATTGATCGGGACCTGGAACTGATCGACCAGCACGGCGTGCATCTCGCATACCTGCCCGATGAAAAAGAAATATATCCCGGAGATTTTGCCACATCGGTGCGCGTGGCAAAGCTAACCGAAAAACTTTGTGGCGCAAGTCGTCCGGGACATTTTGAAGGCGTGACAACAATCGTCACCAAACTGTTTGCAGCGGTAAAACCCCATGTGGCTATCTTTGGGCAAAAAGACGCGCAACAAACAATAGTCATTCAACGCCTGGTGCGCGATCTCAACCTGGATGTGGAGATACAGATGGCCCCCACAGTGCGCGAAGCAGACGGATTGGCGATGAGTTCGAGAAATGCTTATTTGAGCGCTGAAGAACGGCGGGAAGCCCCTGCGCTTTACCGCGCATTGATGTTGGGAAAAAAAATGATCGTTCGAGGCGAAAGGCATGCTCAAAAAGTCATCGAAGCCATGCGCGACGTCATTGAACC
This region of Gemmatimonadota bacterium genomic DNA includes:
- the panC gene encoding pantoate--beta-alanine ligase produces the protein MKIIKTVRDMHRAADRIRQAGLRIGLVPTMGYLHEGHLSLVRKALKVTDRVVVSIFVNPLQFGPTEDLAAYPRDIDRDLELIDQHGVHLAYLPDEKEIYPGDFATSVRVAKLTEKLCGASRPGHFEGVTTIVTKLFAAVKPHVAIFGQKDAQQTIVIQRLVRDLNLDVEIQMAPTVREADGLAMSSRNAYLSAEERREAPALYRALMLGKKMIVRGERHAQKVIEAMRDVIEPQRSAKIDYIEVVDAKDLTPVTELKESILLAVAVRFGNARLIDNALIRIK